A single region of the Capra hircus breed San Clemente chromosome X unlocalized genomic scaffold, ASM170441v1, whole genome shotgun sequence genome encodes:
- the LOC102188390 gene encoding rho-related GTP-binding protein RhoG isoform X1, which produces MLCQMRLEDLEEIIIPRLKDSKGRMQTIKCVVVGDGAVGKTCLLISYTTNAFPEEYIPTVFDNYSAQTSVDGQIVILNLWDTAGQEEYDRLRTLSYPQTNIFVICFSIGNPSSYANVRHKWYPEVSHHCPNVPVLLVGTKRDLRSDLETVKKLKEQSQVPTTPQQGTSLAKQVGAVKYLECSALMHDGVREVFLEAIRAVLYPATKKNTKKCVLL; this is translated from the exons ATGCTTTGTCAGATGAGATTGGAAGATTTGGAAGAAATTATAATTCCAAGGTTAAAA GACTCCAAAGGAAGAATGCAGACGATCAAATGTGTGGTTGTGGGAGATGGGGCTGTAGGTAAGACCTGCCTCCTCATCAGTTACACAACAAATGCCTTTCCTGAGGAATATATCCCCACTGTCTTTGACAACTATAGTGCCCAGACGTCTGTGGATGGCCAGATTGTCATCCTGAACCTCTGGGACACAGCTGGCCAAGAAGAGTATGACCGACTGCGAACACTCTCCTACCCCCAGACCAATATCTTCGTCATTTGCTTTTCCATTGGCAACCCATCTTCTTATGCCAATGTGAGGCATAAGTGGTACCCCGAGGTGTCCCATCATTGCCCCAATGTACCTGTTTTGCTGGTAGGCACCAAGAGGGACCTGCGAAGTGACCTTGAGACAGTGAAGAAGCTAAAGGAACAGAGCCAAGTGCCCACAACTCCTCAGCAAGGCACTTCCCTGGCTAAGCAGGTGGGGGCTGTGAAATATCTGGAATGTTCAGCCCTGATGCATGATGGGGTCCGTGAGGTATTTTTGGAAGCCATCCGGGCTGTGCTTTACCCTGCCACAAAGAAGAACACCAAGAAGTGTGTCCTCTTATAG
- the LOC102188390 gene encoding rho-related GTP-binding protein RhoG isoform X2: protein MDSMDSKGRMQTIKCVVVGDGAVGKTCLLISYTTNAFPEEYIPTVFDNYSAQTSVDGQIVILNLWDTAGQEEYDRLRTLSYPQTNIFVICFSIGNPSSYANVRHKWYPEVSHHCPNVPVLLVGTKRDLRSDLETVKKLKEQSQVPTTPQQGTSLAKQVGAVKYLECSALMHDGVREVFLEAIRAVLYPATKKNTKKCVLL, encoded by the exons ATGGACTCCATG GACTCCAAAGGAAGAATGCAGACGATCAAATGTGTGGTTGTGGGAGATGGGGCTGTAGGTAAGACCTGCCTCCTCATCAGTTACACAACAAATGCCTTTCCTGAGGAATATATCCCCACTGTCTTTGACAACTATAGTGCCCAGACGTCTGTGGATGGCCAGATTGTCATCCTGAACCTCTGGGACACAGCTGGCCAAGAAGAGTATGACCGACTGCGAACACTCTCCTACCCCCAGACCAATATCTTCGTCATTTGCTTTTCCATTGGCAACCCATCTTCTTATGCCAATGTGAGGCATAAGTGGTACCCCGAGGTGTCCCATCATTGCCCCAATGTACCTGTTTTGCTGGTAGGCACCAAGAGGGACCTGCGAAGTGACCTTGAGACAGTGAAGAAGCTAAAGGAACAGAGCCAAGTGCCCACAACTCCTCAGCAAGGCACTTCCCTGGCTAAGCAGGTGGGGGCTGTGAAATATCTGGAATGTTCAGCCCTGATGCATGATGGGGTCCGTGAGGTATTTTTGGAAGCCATCCGGGCTGTGCTTTACCCTGCCACAAAGAAGAACACCAAGAAGTGTGTCCTCTTATAG